GGGCCTTGTCGCCGCGGCCCTTGATGCCCGCCACGTCCTTCATGAGCTCCTCGATGGCCTTGGGCATCTTGCCGAGGTCGATCGAGAAGCAGCCCATGTCCTTGCCGTTGGCGGCCTTCTTCTGCGGGTCGAACGAGATGGCCTTCTTGGCCATGAGCTCGCCGAGCTGGATCGCCGCGAGCTGGCTGTAGTTCTTCGGGTGGCCGTCGTCCGAGTACATGCCGCGCGAGATGTGGCCGAAGGCCCAGAAGACGTCGCGGATGTGGGCGCGATCGGCCTCGGCGCGGGTGATTTTGCCCTTCGTCACGAGCCAATCGGTGAAGTAGAGGGCCGCGGTCTGGGCCTTGAGCTCCTCGAGCGTGGACGCGAGCGGGCCGCCGAACTGGTCGCGGTCGATCTTGCCTCCGACCTTGTACTGGTGCGCCGGGCCGAGGTTGTGCGCCGCCTCGTGGAGCACGGTGCTCATGAGCTGCGGCTCGGGATCGGTCGTGTAGAGGTTCATCACGTCCGGGCAGAAGAGAGACTCGGCCGTGGAGCGCTGCGCGGCGAGGCTGTCCGGGTCGGTGTAGAAGTTCGTCATCGCGACGGTGCGGCCTCGGCCCTCGTTGGCGACCGGGCCGAAGTTCGGGAGCGACTGGCCGATCGTGGCGCCGAAGGGGTTTCGCGCGTCGCCCGCGTTGAGGACGATGTCGACGAAGTCCGGGAGCTTGAACGAGACCTCGCGCGCCTTGTACGGCTTGCCGGCGAGGGCGGCGAGGGCGCGCTCCATGTCGCCCTTCATCGGATCGAGCTTGTCCTGCCAGGCGATCGACTTCGTGTTGATGAAGCCGAAGCTCGTGTGGAAGAGCGCCTTCGTGCTGCACGGCTCGGCGTAGACCTCGTCGGCCGAGATGCGGAGGTAGTACTTCGAGTTCTTCACGCCCATCTTGGCCCAGGCCTCGTCGGCCGAGAACCACGAGCCGTCGTCGAAGGCCTTGGCCTGCGCCTCGAGGTAGGTGCGGAGGCTCTCTTCGCCGTCTCCGAGGGCCTTCGCGGCGGCGCGGAGCTCGCGCGCGGCGATCGCGAGGTCGGCCTTGTAGTGCACGTGGTACGGCTCGGCGCGGAGCTTGTCGCCGTCCTTCACGACGACGGTGTACGGGTCGACGAGGGCCTTGTCCTTCTTGGCGAGCTCCTCGCAGAACTTGGGCTTCGACAGCTCGCTCTCCGGGTAGAGGCCGGAGACCTTCGTGGGGGCGCCTGCGACGATCGGGATGGCCGAGCAGGCCGGATCGTTCTGCGTCGCCGGGGCCTCGCACTTCGGGCCTTGGTTGCGGAAGAAGAGCGCGGCGCTCGCGGTGTCGCCCTGCGGGACCTTCGCGCGGAGCCCGTACGTGCCCATCTGCGTCTGGTAGAGGCGCTCCATGACCTCCACCGCGGCGAGCAGGTGATCCAAAAACTCGAGCTCTCCCGCGGGTTTACCGCGAAAGTCGGAGAGCACGAGCGTGGCGCGGCCTTGCGCGAGCTCCTTCACGACCGAGGCACGTCGCGCGGCCTCCGTCGGGTCCTTGGGGGCGGGGCCGAGGTCGCCGCCGTGGCGCGCCACGATCTTCGTCTGCGCGTCGTAGAAGGCCTGGGTGAACGACGTCGGGTTCGTGGGGCCGTTCGACTGCCCCTCGACGACGTACGTGTCGCGGGAGACGCCCTTCGGCGCGTTCCAGGTCACCGCGAGCTCCGCCGGGTCGATCGCGCCGTTCCCGTCCGTGTCGGCGATCCAATAGAGGGGGAGATCGAGCTCCACGGCGAGGCGGTTCCAGTCCTTTCGCGGGACCGCGCTCGTGCTCGGGCGCGGGGGAGGCGGGGGCGTGGAGGCGCTCGGCGTCGGCGCGGCGCTCGGCGTGGGCGGAGGTAGCGTGGGCGGGGCCTTGGGCGGATCTTCGCAGGCGGTCGTTGCGGCGGAGAGGGCGAGAACGAACGAAAGGCCGAGACCCGTGCGTCGGAGGAGCGTCATGCGCGGACTCTCGCGGGCCTTTTCCCCGAGGTCAATCGTCTCAGGACATTTTCGGGAGACGGTGGGCGGCCGATTCCGTAACCTCGGAGGCTCGGGCCCGGTTGGAGGTGCCCCCCGCATGTTCGACGGTGAAATTCGCGATCGCGTGGATCGACTCGAGCTGCCCTGGAATGAGTTCGGGGTCGACCCGTACGGCATCTCGAAGGACCACCTCGCCGTGTTCTTCGGTCTGCTCGAGCCGCTCTACCGGCACTATTTCTCGGTCGAGGCGCGGGGGCTCGCGAACGTGCCGAAGCGGGGGCGTTGCATGCTGATCGGGAACCACTCGGGTGGCATCGCGATCGACGGCGCGATGGTCATCGCCTCGATGTTCCTCGAGATGAACCCGCCGCGCCTCGCGCAGGGCATGGTCGAGAAGTTCTTGAACACGCTGCCGCTCGCCTCGCAGTGGTCGAACCGCACGGGACAATTTACCGGGCTCCCCGAGCACGCCGTGCGCCTGCTCGAGGACGAGCGCCTGCTCATGGTGTTCCCCGAGGGCGCGCGTGGCACGGCGAAGCTCTACAAAGAGCGCTACAGCCTCGTCGCGTTCGGCACGGGGTTCATGCGGCTCGCGCTGCGCACGAAGACCCCGATCGTGCCGCTCGCGTTCCTCGGAGGTGGAGACGCCGTGCCGACGATCGCGAACTCCGAGTGGCTCGGGAAGCTCGTGGGCGCGCCGTACGTGCCCATCACGCCGTACGGCGTGGCGCTTCCGCTCCCGGTGAAGCTCGAGGTGGTGTACGGCGAGCCCATGTTCTTCGAGGGCACGGGCTCCGAGGACGACGTCGTCATCGCCGGATACGTGGAGCGGGTGAAGGCCGAGATCGCGCGCATGCTCGAAGAGGGCCGCGTCCGTCGGCGCGCAGGAGGTGGGGCATGAAGGTCCTCGTTCCAGGCGTCACGAGCGCCGTAGGTCGCCGCCTCGCGCGCGAGCTGCTCATGCGCGGGCATGACGTCATCGGCATCGATCGAAGGCCCTTCGGAGCGGCCATGGACGGCCTCGAGGTCCACCAGGTCGACATCCGCAAGCGCGGCGCCGAGGACGTGTTCCGCCGCGTGCGCCCCGACGTGGTCGTCCACATGGCGACGGTCACGCACCTGCTTCGCCAGAGCGAGGATCGCTACCGCATCAACTTGCAGGGTACACGCGCCGTGTTCGAGCACACGCGCGCGTACGGCAACGGGCACGTCATCTTCGTGGGGCGCCACACGTTCTACGGCGCCGCGCCCGACTCGCCGCTCTACCACGGCGAGGACGAGCCCCCGATGGCGCTCGCGTACTTCCCCGAGCTCGCCGACCTCGTGGCCGCGGATCTCTACGCGGGCACCATGCTCTGGCGCCACCCTGAGCTCACCACCACCGTGCTGCGCTTCTGTTACACGCTGGGCGAGTCGGGGCACGGCACGCTCGCGACGTTCCTCCGCGGAGGCGGCGACCGTGTGCCCATGGTGCTCGGGTACGATCCGCTCTTTCAGTTCATGCACGAGGACGACGTCGTGAAGTCGCTCCTCGCGACGATCGAGAAGAAGCCTCGCGGGGTGTTCAACGTCGCCGGACCGCAGCCCGTGCCGCTCTCGGTCGTCGTCCGCGAGACGGGCCGCAAGCCGACCCCGATCCCCGAGGTGCTCTTCGCGGGTGTGCTCGGCCGCTTCGGGTTGCCCCGCCTCCCGCGTGGCGCGCTCGGCCACATCAAGTACCCCGTGGTCATCGACGACAAAGCCTTCCGCCTCGCCACGGGCTACTCCCACGACGTGACCGAGGGCGACGCCATGCGCGAGTTCCGTAGGGCGTTCCCGCCCATGACGCGCGGCTAAACGAACACGAAAAGTCCAAAAGATTCAGGGCCTTGGCGAACAGCTGGGGCCTTCGAAACGACGACGCCACCCGTCGGGTGGCGCCATGGGCTCGTGCCCGTGCTGCCGCTCAGAGGCTCGGCTGGAGCTGAGCTTCGCGGAGGGTCTTCTCGGCCGCGATCTCCTCGGCCGTCTTGCCTTTGCCCGGCTTGGCGGCGGGCGCGGGCTTCGGAGGGGCGGGCTTGGCGACGGGCGCGGGTTTCGGCGCGGGCATGGCCACGGCGACCTGGCCCGAGTGCGCGTGCGACGCGCCGGCCTTCGGCGTGTGGGGCTTGCCGCCCTTCGTCGACGCGACCGGAGGCTCCGGGGCGTGCGTGGGGACCACGACGGGGCTCGCAGGGCCGACGACACCGACGAGCGACGGAGCGGGGCCGACGACGGCCGCGGGGGTGGTCGTCGCGACGACGGGAGCCTGAGCGATGGCGGCCGGCGTGACCGGAGCCTGGACCTGGGGCGCCGGCGCGTGGGGCTGCGCGGCGGCCGCGGCCACCTGGGGCTCGGCCGCGGGGGCTTGGGCCTGCGGAGCCTGGCCTCGGGTGGACATGCCGTACATGCCGCCGAGGAAGGCACCCATGACGACGAGCGTCGCGGCCCAGACCAGCCCGGACGGGCCGCGGCGCGCGTTCGTGACGCTGACCGACGCGATGGCGGCGTGCTGCGAGGTCGGATCGGCGATCGCCGCGAGGCTGCTCGGCGGCGGAGGCACGCTGCCCGGGTACTGAGCGGGATATTGCGAAGACGCCTGCGCGTTGCCCCACGGGACCGGCGGGGGCGGAGCGTGCGCCGCCATGTGCATCGGGACGTACGAGCTCGCCGCAACGGGGACGAATCCACTGTGCGGAGCCGCGTAGGCCTGCGGGGGTTGCGCGTACGCCTGCGGCTGCGCGTAGGCCTGGGGGGACTGCGCATACGCCTGCGGAGGCTGCGAGTAGGGGCGAGCCTGCGGGGGCACCGACGCCGGCGCCGGCGGCGGCGACGAGCGGAATGGCGCGGCTTGAGGGCGGTCGCTGCGGCGCGCGCGCGGTCGCGAGAGAGCTCCACGATCGACCGCGGCGTACCGGCCCGGGCCGGACACCACTTCGATCTCGTTGGTGCCGAGATCGATTTCGCCTTCGGGGTGTCGTGGGAGCTTCAGCAAGGGGTCACCTCGTGCAGGCTCCGGGGCAAGACGCCACGGGCCTCCCAGGATGGACGCAAAGGACGGGCCACCCCATGGGCCCCTGGGCGGGCTCGAATTTACCTGATTTCTTAGGTTCGAAACCCGGGTCGCCGGAGGGATCCCCCGGTGGTGGGGGTCGAACGATCCAGGTCGTCTGCCGCACCGCGCCAGGCGCTGCGCGAGCAGGGAGAGTCGGTGCGCAGGTCTTGCGTGGGGTCTCCGTCAGCGGCCCGCGGTCTCGATGGCGTAGGTCACGCGCGACGGGGTCTCCCCGAGCCCGACCCCGAGCCCGCCGAGGAAGGTCGCCTGGGGGTTCTCGAGCACGAGGAAGAACTGGCCCGGTCGTGAGGGCAACGGGACCTGGGTGTCGCCGCGGAGCTCGCCTTGCGCGTACGGGGTCACGAAGCCTGGCGCGAGCGGCTGAGCGGCCTCGTACGCGCGGCGCCATGCGTCTCCCGAGGGGCGATCGACGAGCGTGTACGTGACGGGGGCGCCCTCGACGCGGGCCCTTAGGAACACGGGATTTCCCGAGCCATCGAGCTCGAACGGGCCGACGTACTCGCGCGCTCGTGGTTGGATCTCCGTGACGTCGGCGACGACGGAGCTGCGCCCGGGGGTCGTCGCCACGAGCCGACGAGGTCGCTCGGGCGGTTCCATGTGGCCGATGGTGAAGTCGTCGCCCGTCTCGGTGTGGACCACGGTGAAACCCTTGCCGAGCTCGCCCGACACGAGCCCTTGCGCGAGGCCGACGGCGACCGTGCCCACGGGTGTTTGCGAGGCGAGGCTCACGACCGGGTTCTCGACCCCGAGGATCCGCAGCTCGGGCGGAGCGACCAGGCGTGAGAAGGTTCCCCACACGTAGGTCGCGTCCTCTTCCATGCGAAAATCGGGGCGGTACTCGACCGTCACGGAGCACGAAAACCCGACGCGTCGCGCGACGGGCAGCGTCGCGTATCCCGTGCCCGACACACGCACCATGAGCGTCTGACGACCCTCGTCGACTTGGGCGTCGCACTGCTCGGGGAAGAACCGGCCGACCGACGCGGGGCCGAACGACGGCAGCTTGAGCGGCACGCCGCGCTTCGTGAGCTCGGGGCACACCTTCGGCGCTCCGAAGCTCGAAAAGAGCCAAAATCGCAGCTCTGGGCTCGCGTTGACCGCGCCTCGTACACAAGGGCATCCCGCCGCCGAGAACGACAGCGCGAGGCCGAGGACGACCACGAGCGGACCGCGCCCGTGTGGCGCACGCGTCATCGTGGCGGTGCCGTGGGCGCGCACGTGGAGACGCCGGCGCCCACGATGCGGAAGCCGCCGACCTTGGGGACCACCACCTGGATGTTTCCGTCGGAGCTTCGGAGCCTCGTGACCTTGGATTCTTGGAGAGACTCGGCCGTGTAGAACCAGAAGTCGCCGCCCCAGAACGAGAAGGCCCACGCGTCGCCCGTGCGTACGCCCGTGAGGGACTTGGCCTCGCTCGTGGCGCCGCTCGCGACGTCGACGCGCGCGAGGGTGGCCGGGTCGGTCGTGTAGAAGCCGTAGAGCTTCGCGTCTCCCGTGCCGGTGAGCTCGGCGCCGCGGCCGCGCAGATCTCCCGAGTAATCGCCCACGAACGTGAGCTTCATCGACGTGAGATCGATCTTGCCGAGGCCGGCGCGACCCCCCGAGAGGATGTCCTGCAGGCCCGCGACGTAGAGCGTCTCGGCCGTGGAGCCCGGCGTGTTCGCGGCGAAGGCCATGCCGAACTTCGTGAAGCCGTCTTGCCCCGCGGCGAAGGGCGTCGACGCGCACGTGGCGTCTCTCGTCGAGACCTTGAAGAGCGTGCCGTCGGAGTAGTTGACCCACGCGTTCCCGGACCTGTCGACGGCCATCGAGTTGGGCGAGGCGAGGGCCGCGGCGCGGCAGTCGAGGCGGCCTATCTTGGTGAAGGTGAGCGTGTCGGGCTTGAAGGAGTAGAGGTCGTTCTCGGCCGAGACGACGTAGACGAGCTTGGCGGCTTCGGAGCAGCCATCGGGCGAGGTCGTGGGGCCCGAGTCGCCCGAGGGGAAGAGCGGCCCGCCGTCTTGGGTGGAGTTGTCGCCCGGGCCTGCCTCGGGCACCGTGGGGAACGGAGACGTGTCGCGCGGCGTGCTCCCGCACGCGAGGCCCATCGCGGCGCCGGTGAAGAGCGCGAGCGGCATCAGGTATTTCGAGCGCGAAGGCGAGGGGGAGGTGCGTCGCATGGGTCCGTGGAGTATTCACGGAAGGAGGGCGGTCGTCACGGGTTCGTGCCTCGAAACTCGCGTGCCCGAGGGGGCTTCGTCACGCGATGGTTGCCGGCGCGCCAAGATTCGCGCACGATCGAACGCGTAGCGTGTGGCGCCCGGCGCAGAGCCGGCACGAGGTAACTTCCCATGATCTCTCGCGTTTCGAGACCTTTTCGGGCGATGCTCGCGGCCACGACGATCTCCGCGGCCATCGTGGCGATCGTGCACTGCGGGAGCTCCGAGCCCGACTCCGAGTTCCCCGACGGCGGCGGCGACCCGTGCGAGTCGGACCTCAAGGGGCAGTGTGGCGCGGCGTGCGTGAACGACGAGGCGTGCGCCCCCGGGCTCCACTGCGCCGCCGGCGCGTGCACCGCGGCGTGCACCCGCACGAACCGCGGGAAGTGCCCCGAGGGGATCGCGTGCAGTCCGCGCGGGCGCTGCGGGACCGACCCGTTCGACCCGGGCCTCATCGACGGCGGCGTGGACGCGCAGCCCGACGCCGTATGCGCCTCGGTCGACGTCGAGGTCACCAAGGTCGTCCCCACGGTAGTTTTGCTCATCGACCAGTCGAGCAGCATGGAGTTCGATTTCAACGGGGGAAATCGCATGCCTCCGGCCTTCCCGAACTCGCGCTGGGTCAAGCTCCGCGAGGCCCTCATGGATCCCGACGGGGGCGTCGTGAAGAAGTACGAGGGCGACATCGAGCTCGGGCTCGCGCTCTACTCGGCGAACAACGGCAACGAGAAGCCTCCTGCCGTGCCGACGTGCCCCATCATGAAGACGGTGCCCTTCGCGAAGTCGAACTACGCCGCGATCGACGCGGTGTACGGCGCCGAGCTCCCCATCGACGACACCCCCACGGGAGACGCCGTGCGCGCGGCCGCGGGCATCGACGACGCCGGCGTGCCGCTCGAGGGCGGGCTCGCCGCGCTCCAGACGGGGCGCCCGAAGGTGCTCGTGCTCGCGACCGACGGAGAGCCGGGGCGGTGTGGCACGTTCCAATCGCTCGAGGACGTGGGCTCCCCCGAGTCACGCAAGGCCGTGGTCGACGCGGTGAAGGCGGCGTACCGCGCCGGCATCAAGACGTTCGTGATCACGGTGGGCTCGGCCGTGGCGGAGGCCCATCAGCAAGAGGTCGCGAACGCCGGCTTCGGTTACTTCGACGGTGGCGCCGACGCGGCTCCGGGCACCAACGCGCCGCTCGTTCGTACGACGAGCCAAGCGCAGCTCGCGGCCGCGTTCGACTCGATCATCTTCGGTGTGCGCTCGTGCACCTTTGCGCTCGCGGGCTCCGTCAGGGGCGGTACGGAGAGGCTCGGCGACGTGAAGCTCAATGGAAACCCGCTCGGTCTGAACGACCCGAACGGCTGGAAGCTGAACAGCCCCACCGAGATCGAGATCGTCGGCAGCGCGTGCGACACCATCAAGTCGAGCGAGGCGAAGCTCACGGTACGCTTCCCGTGCGACGCCATCATCCCGCGGTGATCGTGGTCGAGAGAAAAACGAGCTGTGCCGCGGGTCATGTGCCCGTATGCTCGGCTCACGGAGGAGGAACTCGATGAAACGAGCGTGGATTCCCGTCTTGGCGGCGCTTTCCCTTTTTGCTTCGGGCTGCAAGAAGCAGGTCCCGAACGACATCATTCAGAAATCGATCACCCACGTGCTCCGTCAGGACGCGAACATCGCGACGGCGATGTGCGGCGTTCAGGCGAAGGGCATCACGGGGCCGTCCGTCACGGTGAAGACGCGCGGGAACAACAGCACGGGCGTCGCCCACGTGAAGGGCTCGTCGCTCTTCGCCCAGGGAGGCATCAAGACCTGCGAGGGCGATCTCGAGTTCGCGTACTCGTACACGGCGCGCACGACCGGCCCGAGCCGCAACCGTCGCACCGTGACCACGTGGTACTTGAACCACCTCAAGCTGGTGGCGGTGCAGACCCCGGGCGTCACCCTCAAGGGGCCGGTCGACGAGGACGTGAACGACGACGATGACGACGACGGCAAGTAGTCGTAACTGTTGAAAAAAAGCGCGCCGCCTCGCCGAGACGAGGGGCGCGCTTTTTCATGCCCTCACTTGCACTGGATCGTCGTGCCGGGGCCGTTCGGGCCGATGCACTTCTGAGGCGAGGGGCACTGCTGGCCCGAGACGAGCGAGCCGCCCTTGCAGACGATGGCGCTGAAGTCGCGGAGCTGGCTGCAGTACACACCGTCGGCGCGCCCCACGCACGAGTCTCGGAAGTCGGCGTCGGGGGACGCGTCGCCCGCGCCCGCGTCGCACGTGCCGGCCTCGCAGCCGACCTCGCACGTGACGTTGTAGTTGCGCTTGACGTAGTCGGCCTTGATGACGCCCACGGCGACCCAGGCGCACGCCGCCGGTTCGACCATGACGCCGACCTTCTTGGCCGCGGCGATCTGCCAGCGCGCGTGGGCATAAAACTGCGTGTTGGAGCGGTCGTTGTAGCGCTGCGCGAACCACGCCAAGCGCTTGCCGAGGTCCCAGCCGCCGATGTTGACCTTCACGCGCGACGTGTCGTGCTGGCCGCCCTCGACCATGAGCGCGAACGCGTTGTTGGGGATGCCGGAGTTGATGTGGACGCCACCCTGGTCGTTGTCGTTGTTCCAGCCCGTCGAGCCGACGCCTTTCATGAACTGAGCGTCGACGTGGTCGGGCTGGTCGTGTTTCTGCGGGTGGGCCATGTCACGGAGCGGCTCGCCATCGATCGACGACTCTTCGCCGAGGAGGAGGTTCCGCTGCGCGTTCGCGTGGAGCTCGTGCTCGACGATGCAGGCGAACACGTCCGAGGCCGACTCGTTCAGCGCCCCCGACTCGCCGCCGTAGACGAGCTTCGACGTGTAATCGGTGACGCCGTGGGTGAGCTCGTGCGCGACGACGTCGAGGTTGGTGAGCGGGACGTATTTGCCGCCCGACTGGAGGTTGCCGTCGCCGAAGCGGAGCTCGGAGCCGTTCCAGAACGCGTTGACGGCGCCCGCGCTGTTGTCGTGGACGAAGATGCGGAGGTTCGAGCCCTTGTTGTCGTACGAGCGCCAGCGGAACGACCTTCGGTAGAAGAGGTCGACCTGGTTCATGTGCACGTACGCGTCGACCGCGGCGCCGTTCCCGTCTTGGTTCGTGGGGAGCACGTCCCACGCGTCGGGGTTCGACGTGGTGATGATCGAGCCGGTGAGCTGGGAAGAGACCTCGACGACCGACGCCTGGTTCGTGCGCGGGAGCTTCATCATGTAGCCGCCGCCTGCCCCCGCGTCGCCCACGCCCGCGTCGCCGCCCACGCCCGCGTCGCCCACGCCCGCGTCGCCGCCCACGCCCGCGTCGCCGCCTACGCCCGCGTCGCCCGCGACGGAGCCCGTAGCACGTTCGACCTCGAACGATTTGGTGTCACCCTCGTTGAACGGCGCGTACCCGCGCACGCCACGGCCCGACGCGCGCTCGGTGTGGATGCGGCTGTCTTGGAGCACGATCGCGCCGGTCTGCGCGTCGACGAGCACGTCGGCGACGACGGGCTTCTTTCCGGTCGAGCCCTCGACGCGGACCCGGTACACGAGGCGAGGCGCCTTCCCGAAGGCCGCGTCGATGCCGAGGATCACGTCTTTGGTGGAGCCGCCCGGGAGGTTCGCGAGGGCATCCTTTCGCGCCACGTCGGCGGTGCGCGCCGGCACCTTGGAGAGCTGCGCGAGGTTCGGGGCGAAGCGCCCGTTCACGAACGCGATGGCGCCCGACTTCGTGAAGTGCACGGTGAGCCCTTCGCCGAAAACGGGAAGGCTCCCGGACACTTGCTCGAAGCGGACGTGCGTGAGGCCGTCCTCGTCGACGTCGGTCTCGACGGCGTGGAGCTCGGCGCGGATCTGCGACGTGCCGAACGAGGCCTGGTAGCGCTCGAGGAACGCGAGCGCGGCGGCCTCGGGGGTCGTGCCGGGAGTGAGGACCGGCGCGGGATCGTCCTTCGGCTCGAGCATGTCGGGCGTGCCGAGCTGCGGGTCGACGTCCACGATCCACGGCTTGCCCGTGTCGGCCTCGAGCTTGGCGGCGAGCGCCGCACCCGGATCGCCACCCGTGCCGCCGAGCGGAGCGGGCGTGGGATCGTCGGAGCAGCCTGCGACCACGAGGCCCGCGAACGCGAGCCCGGACACGAACGCGAGGAGCCACTGCCGTTTGCCGATGCGAAGCACACTTGCCATGTCGGTACCCTCGAAGGAGCCCACGGGAGAGCGCGGGGCTCGTGGCGAGAGACGGGCAGCGAGAGCGGAAGATTCAACAAAATCACATGGATACGCGATGCATCGGTGGTGGGAGGGTGATCCACCAGATCGCCTGGGGACGCATGCCGATTCGTCAGGTTCGGGGGTGCCGTATCACGCGACCTTCACGACGGCTTTGCCGAAGTTCTCCCCTCGCAGCACGCCGACGAGACCGGCCGGCGCGTTCTCGAGGCCCAGGATCACGTGCTCGCGCGTCTTCAGTTTTCCCTCGCGCACCAGCGGGGCTACGTGCGCCAGGAACTCGGGCATGCGGCCGGCGTAGTCCTGCGAGATGATGAAGCCCCGGACCGTGAGGCGCTTCCTCAAGATGTGGCCCATGAGGAGCGGGGTGCGATCGGGGCCGTCGGGGAGGCGCTCGGCGTTGTAGGCCGAGACGAGCCCGCACACGGGCACACGCGCCGCCGGGTTCAAGAGGGGCAGCACGGCCTCGAAGAGGGCGCCGCCGACGTTCTCGAAGTACACGTCGACTCCGCGGGGGCATGCGGCGCCGAGGTGCTCGGCGAGACCGGGCGCCCTGTGATCGAGGCAGGCGTCGAAGCCGAGCTCGTCGCGCGCGTAGGCGCATTTTTCGGGGCCCCCGGCGACGCCCACGACGCGGCAGCCGTGGACCTTCGCGAGCTGACCCACGACCGAGCCCACCGCGCCCGTGGCCGCGCCCACGACCACCGTCTCGCCCTCGCGCGGGCGGCCGATGTCGAAGAGGCCCATGTACGCCGTGAAGCCGGGCATGCCCAGGGCTCCCAAGGCGAGCGAGGGGCGCTCGAGGCCGGGATCGACGAGCGCGGCGGCCGGGCCGGGGACGACCGCGAAGTCTTGCCATCCCGACGCGGACACGACGCGCGCACCCACGGGCAGCCCCGCGTAACGCGAGATCTCGACGACGCCGACGGTGCCGCCCACCATGACCTCTCCGAGGCCGACGGGCGGAGCGTAGGACGGGGCGTCGCTCATGCGGCCGCGCATGTACGGGTCGAGCGAGAGCCACTCCGTGCGGACGAGCACGTGGCCCTCGGGGACCTCGGGGATCGGGGCCTCCTCGAGGCGAAACGCGCTCGTGTCAGGCTCGCCCTTGGGGCGCGCGGCGAGGACGATTCGGCGGTTTTTGTCGTGGGATTGAGCCATCGCGCGCACGATACTTCGCGCGGGACGCGGCGCGCACCCACGAACGTCGCGCCGTCGGACGGTCAGACCATCTCGAAGTAGCGCGAGTGGATGGCCACGGTGACGAGCACGGCGACCTCGGGCGGCACGTCGTCGGCCGACTCG
The sequence above is a segment of the Myxococcales bacterium genome. Coding sequences within it:
- a CDS encoding VWA domain-containing protein is translated as MISRVSRPFRAMLAATTISAAIVAIVHCGSSEPDSEFPDGGGDPCESDLKGQCGAACVNDEACAPGLHCAAGACTAACTRTNRGKCPEGIACSPRGRCGTDPFDPGLIDGGVDAQPDAVCASVDVEVTKVVPTVVLLIDQSSSMEFDFNGGNRMPPAFPNSRWVKLREALMDPDGGVVKKYEGDIELGLALYSANNGNEKPPAVPTCPIMKTVPFAKSNYAAIDAVYGAELPIDDTPTGDAVRAAAGIDDAGVPLEGGLAALQTGRPKVLVLATDGEPGRCGTFQSLEDVGSPESRKAVVDAVKAAYRAGIKTFVITVGSAVAEAHQQEVANAGFGYFDGGADAAPGTNAPLVRTTSQAQLAAAFDSIIFGVRSCTFALAGSVRGGTERLGDVKLNGNPLGLNDPNGWKLNSPTEIEIVGSACDTIKSSEAKLTVRFPCDAIIPR
- a CDS encoding M4 family metallopeptidase, translating into MASVLRIGKRQWLLAFVSGLAFAGLVVAGCSDDPTPAPLGGTGGDPGAALAAKLEADTGKPWIVDVDPQLGTPDMLEPKDDPAPVLTPGTTPEAAALAFLERYQASFGTSQIRAELHAVETDVDEDGLTHVRFEQVSGSLPVFGEGLTVHFTKSGAIAFVNGRFAPNLAQLSKVPARTADVARKDALANLPGGSTKDVILGIDAAFGKAPRLVYRVRVEGSTGKKPVVADVLVDAQTGAIVLQDSRIHTERASGRGVRGYAPFNEGDTKSFEVERATGSVAGDAGVGGDAGVGGDAGVGDAGVGGDAGVGDAGAGGGYMMKLPRTNQASVVEVSSQLTGSIITTSNPDAWDVLPTNQDGNGAAVDAYVHMNQVDLFYRRSFRWRSYDNKGSNLRIFVHDNSAGAVNAFWNGSELRFGDGNLQSGGKYVPLTNLDVVAHELTHGVTDYTSKLVYGGESGALNESASDVFACIVEHELHANAQRNLLLGEESSIDGEPLRDMAHPQKHDQPDHVDAQFMKGVGSTGWNNDNDQGGVHINSGIPNNAFALMVEGGQHDTSRVKVNIGGWDLGKRLAWFAQRYNDRSNTQFYAHARWQIAAAKKVGVMVEPAACAWVAVGVIKADYVKRNYNVTCEVGCEAGTCDAGAGDASPDADFRDSCVGRADGVYCSQLRDFSAIVCKGGSLVSGQQCPSPQKCIGPNGPGTTIQCK
- a CDS encoding NADP-dependent oxidoreductase, whose product is MAQSHDKNRRIVLAARPKGEPDTSAFRLEEAPIPEVPEGHVLVRTEWLSLDPYMRGRMSDAPSYAPPVGLGEVMVGGTVGVVEISRYAGLPVGARVVSASGWQDFAVVPGPAAALVDPGLERPSLALGALGMPGFTAYMGLFDIGRPREGETVVVGAATGAVGSVVGQLAKVHGCRVVGVAGGPEKCAYARDELGFDACLDHRAPGLAEHLGAACPRGVDVYFENVGGALFEAVLPLLNPAARVPVCGLVSAYNAERLPDGPDRTPLLMGHILRKRLTVRGFIISQDYAGRMPEFLAHVAPLVREGKLKTREHVILGLENAPAGLVGVLRGENFGKAVVKVA
- a CDS encoding acyltransferase family protein; this translates as MFDGEIRDRVDRLELPWNEFGVDPYGISKDHLAVFFGLLEPLYRHYFSVEARGLANVPKRGRCMLIGNHSGGIAIDGAMVIASMFLEMNPPRLAQGMVEKFLNTLPLASQWSNRTGQFTGLPEHAVRLLEDERLLMVFPEGARGTAKLYKERYSLVAFGTGFMRLALRTKTPIVPLAFLGGGDAVPTIANSEWLGKLVGAPYVPITPYGVALPLPVKLEVVYGEPMFFEGTGSEDDVVIAGYVERVKAEIARMLEEGRVRRRAGGGA
- a CDS encoding SDR family oxidoreductase, with the translated sequence MKVLVPGVTSAVGRRLARELLMRGHDVIGIDRRPFGAAMDGLEVHQVDIRKRGAEDVFRRVRPDVVVHMATVTHLLRQSEDRYRINLQGTRAVFEHTRAYGNGHVIFVGRHTFYGAAPDSPLYHGEDEPPMALAYFPELADLVAADLYAGTMLWRHPELTTTVLRFCYTLGESGHGTLATFLRGGGDRVPMVLGYDPLFQFMHEDDVVKSLLATIEKKPRGVFNVAGPQPVPLSVVVRETGRKPTPIPEVLFAGVLGRFGLPRLPRGALGHIKYPVVIDDKAFRLATGYSHDVTEGDAMREFRRAFPPMTRG